Sequence from the Kineosporia succinea genome:
TGACGAGCGAGATCACTGCCGCCCCCGACGTACGGTCGGCCACGCACGAGACCCTCGAGGACTACACGCTGCGGTTCGCGCCGCGCAGCTACCGCCGCTGGAGCACCGGCGTGGTGGCCGTGTCGGCCCTGGGTGGCATCGCCTACCTGGCCGACTTCGCGATCGGCGCGAACATCGGCATCTCCTACGGCACCACGAACGCGCTGTGGGGCATCGCGGTGTTCGCGGTCGTCATCTTCGCGACCGGTTTCCCGCTGGCCTACTACGCGGCCCGCTACAACCTCGACCTCGACCTGATCACGCGCGGAAGTGGTTTCGGCTACTACGGTTCCGTGGTCTCGAACGTCATCTTCGCCTCGTTCACGTTCATCTTCTTCGCGCTCGAGGGCTCGATCATGGCGCAGGGCCTGAACCTGGGCCTGGGCATGCCGTTGTGGCTGGGCTACGCGGTGAGCACGATCCTGATCTTCCCGCTCGTCATCTACGGCATGAAAGTGCTGGCCACGCTGCAGGTCTGGACGACCCCGCTGTGGCTGGTGCTGATGGTCGCGCCGTTCGTGTACCTGCTGTTCAGCCACCCGGAGTCCGTCGGCGCGTTCTTCGACTACCAGGGTGACAGCGACTCCACCAACCTGGGATCGATCATGCTGGCCGCCGGGGTGTGCCTGAGCCTGATCGCGCAGATCGCCGAGCAGATCGACTACCTGCGCTTCATGCCCCCGAAAACCCCGTCCAACGCGAGGCGCTGGTGGCTGGCGATGATCACGGCCGGGCCCGGCTGGGTCTTCTTCGGCGCGATCAAGCAGGCGGTCGGGCTGTTCCTGGCCGTGTACCTGATCGCCAACCTGAGTGACGGGGCGGGCATCGCCAACCAGCCCGTCCACCAGTTCCTGGAGATCTACGAGGACATCGTGCCGCACGCGGCCGCCCTGACGCTGGCCGTGGTGCTGGTGGTGATCAGCCAGATCAAGATCAACGTCACCAACGCCTACTCCGGCTCGCTGGCCTGGACGAACTCGTACACCCGGGTCACGCGGCACTACCCGGGCCGGCTGGTGTTCCTGGCCTTCAACCTGGCCGTCGCACTGGTGCTGATGGAAGCCAACATGTTCGACTTCCTCAACACCATTCTCGGCTTCTACGCCAACTGCGGCATGGCCTGGGTGGTCGTCGTGGCCTCCGACATCGTCTTCAACAAGTACCTCCTCGGCCTCTCCCCCAAGCAACCGGAGTTCCGCCGGGGCATGCTCTACGCGGTCAATCCGGTCGGTTTCGGCTCGATGCTGCTGGCCGCGGGCATCTCGATCATCGTGTTCTTCGGCGGTTTCGGCGAGACCGTCAAGCCGTACTCCCCGCTGGTCGCGATCGGCCTGGCCCTGGTGCTGCCGCCGGTGTTCGCGGTGGCGACGAAGGGCCGCTACTACCTGCGCCGCACCGACGACGGCATCGACCTGCCGATGTACGACGAGTACGGCAACCCCTCCGGCGCGGTCCTCACCTGCCACGTGTGCCAGCAGGACTACGAACGCCCGGACATGGCAGCCTGTTTCACCCACGACGCGCACGTCTGCTCGCTGTGCCTGAGCACGGACAAGGTCGGTGACCACGTCCTCCCGGCCCAGACCTGAGACCCCCTACAGCAGCTCGAGAACCGTCGCGTTCGCCTGCCCGCCGCCCTCACACATCGTCTGGAGGCCGTACCGAATCCCGTTGTCGCGCAGGTGATGCACCATCGTCGTCATCAGCCGGGCGCCCGAGGCACCCAGCGGATGACCGAGCGCGATCGCCCCGCCGTTGGGGTTGAGCAGCTTCGGGTCGGCGCCGAACTCGGCCAGCCAGGCCAGCGGCACCGATGCGAACGCCTCGTTGACCTCGAACGCACCGATCTCGTCCAGCCGCAGCCCCGACCGCTGAAGTACCTTGTGGGTGGCGGGGATCGGCCCGGTCAGCATCATCACCGGGTCCGAGCCCGCCACCACGGCCGTGTGCACCCGGGCCAGCGGTTCCAGGCCCAGTTCACGGGCTTTCGCACTCGTGGTCATCAGCAGGGCAGCCGAACCGTCAGAGATCTGGGACGCGTTGGCCGCCGAGATCACCC
This genomic interval carries:
- a CDS encoding purine-cytosine permease family protein, whose protein sequence is MTSEITAAPDVRSATHETLEDYTLRFAPRSYRRWSTGVVAVSALGGIAYLADFAIGANIGISYGTTNALWGIAVFAVVIFATGFPLAYYAARYNLDLDLITRGSGFGYYGSVVSNVIFASFTFIFFALEGSIMAQGLNLGLGMPLWLGYAVSTILIFPLVIYGMKVLATLQVWTTPLWLVLMVAPFVYLLFSHPESVGAFFDYQGDSDSTNLGSIMLAAGVCLSLIAQIAEQIDYLRFMPPKTPSNARRWWLAMITAGPGWVFFGAIKQAVGLFLAVYLIANLSDGAGIANQPVHQFLEIYEDIVPHAAALTLAVVLVVISQIKINVTNAYSGSLAWTNSYTRVTRHYPGRLVFLAFNLAVALVLMEANMFDFLNTILGFYANCGMAWVVVVASDIVFNKYLLGLSPKQPEFRRGMLYAVNPVGFGSMLLAAGISIIVFFGGFGETVKPYSPLVAIGLALVLPPVFAVATKGRYYLRRTDDGIDLPMYDEYGNPSGAVLTCHVCQQDYERPDMAACFTHDAHVCSLCLSTDKVGDHVLPAQT